One part of the Desulfonema ishimotonii genome encodes these proteins:
- a CDS encoding SIR2 family NAD-dependent protein deacylase codes for MDQALVKVLQDFAGSSKHISVLTGAGISAESGIPTFRGPEGYWTVGSEKYQPQEMATHKMFTKQPHEVWKWYLCRMEVCRKAEPNAGHYAIAEMEKLFGDRFGLITQNVDNLHLRAGNSPERTFQIHGNVFHMRCCAADIRECDETIYPVPEALQGWSEDRELTADDKKLLTCPKCGGPTRPHVLWFDEVYNEPFYRMTSTLALARKTDLLIVVGTSGMTNMPNKVAFEVSRNHRAVIVDVNIEKNPFAALAERSGGFTITEPGGTALPAILTLFKG; via the coding sequence ATGGATCAGGCCCTTGTCAAAGTGTTGCAGGATTTTGCCGGAAGCAGTAAACACATCTCCGTCCTGACCGGCGCGGGGATCTCCGCCGAAAGCGGCATCCCCACCTTTCGCGGCCCCGAAGGCTACTGGACTGTCGGGTCGGAAAAGTATCAGCCCCAGGAGATGGCAACACACAAAATGTTCACAAAACAGCCCCATGAGGTCTGGAAATGGTATCTCTGCCGCATGGAGGTCTGTCGGAAAGCCGAACCCAATGCCGGGCATTACGCCATTGCGGAGATGGAGAAGCTGTTCGGCGACCGATTCGGACTGATCACCCAGAATGTGGACAACCTCCATCTCCGGGCCGGAAACAGCCCGGAAAGAACCTTCCAGATTCACGGCAATGTGTTTCACATGCGCTGCTGTGCCGCAGATATCAGGGAATGTGATGAGACGATCTACCCGGTGCCGGAAGCCCTGCAGGGCTGGTCCGAAGACCGCGAGCTGACGGCGGATGACAAAAAGCTGCTCACCTGTCCGAAATGCGGCGGCCCGACCCGGCCCCATGTCCTCTGGTTTGACGAGGTTTACAATGAGCCGTTTTACCGCATGACCTCCACCCTGGCCCTTGCCCGGAAGACGGATCTGCTGATCGTGGTCGGCACCTCCGGCATGACCAACATGCCCAACAAGGTGGCCTTCGAGGTCAGCCGGAATCACAGGGCGGTGATCGTGGATGTGAACATCGAAAAGAACCCCTTTGCCGCGCTGGCCGAGCGTTCCGGCGGCTTTACCATTACAGAACCCGGCGGAACGGCCCTGCCCGCCATTCTGACGCTTTTCAAAGGATAA
- the hemL gene encoding glutamate-1-semialdehyde 2,1-aminomutase, which translates to MNISNSLKLFEETQAVIPGGVNSPVRACKSVGCTPLFIERAQGSRIYDMDGNEFIDYVGSWGPMILGHRHPEVIKLVEFVLSQGTSYGAPTVLELRLAELIVEAVPSVEMVRMVNSGTEATMSAIRLARGYTGRDAIVKFDGCYHGHADTLLVEAGSGVATLGIPGSPGVPNAFVEKTISLPYNDIGAVKAFMDRQGDEIACIIVEPVAGNMGCVPPEPGFLETLREETEKHGTVLIFDEVMTGFRVAHGGAQALYGITPDLTCLAKIIGGGLPVGAYGGRRDIMEKVAPQGPVYQAGTLSGNPLAMAAGVATLKQLKEPGFYEKLAEKAKRLAVGLQGAAVVNGVSATFTQVGSMMGMFFTDRPVRNFEDAKTADLTLFSNYYRAMLERGFYLAPSQFESLFVSAAHTEEDIDETVRAAAVVFEMLTKEC; encoded by the coding sequence ATGAATATCAGTAATTCACTCAAACTCTTTGAAGAAACCCAGGCGGTGATTCCCGGTGGCGTCAACAGCCCGGTCCGGGCCTGCAAATCGGTCGGATGCACCCCGCTTTTTATCGAGCGCGCCCAGGGCAGCCGGATCTATGACATGGACGGCAACGAATTTATCGACTACGTCGGATCCTGGGGGCCCATGATCCTGGGCCACCGCCACCCCGAGGTGATCAAACTGGTGGAGTTCGTTCTGAGCCAGGGAACCAGCTACGGCGCGCCCACGGTGCTGGAGCTGCGGCTGGCCGAACTGATTGTGGAAGCGGTGCCCTCTGTTGAGATGGTTCGCATGGTCAACTCCGGGACCGAGGCCACCATGAGCGCCATCCGTCTGGCGCGGGGCTATACCGGGCGGGATGCCATTGTCAAATTTGACGGATGCTACCACGGCCACGCCGACACCCTGCTGGTGGAGGCCGGTTCCGGCGTGGCCACCCTGGGCATTCCCGGCAGTCCGGGCGTGCCCAATGCCTTTGTGGAAAAAACCATCTCGCTGCCCTATAACGACATCGGGGCGGTCAAAGCGTTTATGGACAGGCAGGGAGACGAGATCGCCTGCATCATCGTGGAGCCGGTGGCCGGGAACATGGGATGTGTGCCGCCCGAACCCGGATTTCTGGAAACCCTGCGGGAAGAGACGGAAAAGCACGGGACCGTGCTGATTTTTGACGAAGTCATGACCGGCTTCCGGGTCGCCCACGGCGGGGCACAGGCCCTGTACGGCATCACACCGGATCTGACCTGTCTGGCAAAGATTATCGGCGGCGGTCTGCCGGTGGGTGCCTATGGCGGACGCCGGGATATTATGGAAAAAGTCGCGCCCCAGGGACCGGTCTACCAAGCCGGAACCCTTTCCGGCAATCCCCTGGCCATGGCCGCCGGTGTGGCGACGCTCAAACAATTGAAGGAACCCGGTTTTTATGAAAAGCTGGCGGAAAAAGCCAAACGCCTTGCCGTAGGGCTTCAGGGGGCCGCGGTGGTCAACGGGGTGTCTGCCACATTCACACAGGTCGGCTCCATGATGGGCATGTTCTTCACCGACCGGCCCGTCAGAAATTTTGAAGACGCCAAAACCGCCGATCTGACCCTGTTCTCGAATTACTACAGGGCCATGCTGGAGCGGGGATTTTATCTGGCACCGTCCCAGTTTGAATCCCTGTTTGTCTCGGCGGCCCACACGGAAGAGGATATCGATGAAACTGTCCGGGCGGCAGCGGTTGTCTTTGAGATGCTGACCAAAGAGTGCTGA
- the mpl gene encoding UDP-N-acetylmuramate:L-alanyl-gamma-D-glutamyl-meso-diaminopimelate ligase, which translates to MDLSKNRIPGTVEKIHLIAVCGTGMGALAGMLRDLGYQVTGSDQGIYPPMSEFLDRKGIPVTEGFDAGSLAYRPDLVIVGNAVTRLNPEAQAMSDMGLNFCSMPQAINHFIAGDKKVLMVTGTHGKTTTCSILAWMLYEAGLDPAFFIGGILRDFNSNYRMGKGEYIVIEGDEYDTAFFDKGPKFVHYDPLMAVLTGVEFDHADIFRDLEHVKSFFDRLLSKMTPESTLMAFDANENVADLVRDRACRVLKYGGREDSPWRLGAVRAAPPWTVFEVLKYREPFGRFRTKLVGRHNLLNALSAIAVADRLGISADAIGRALETFQGPKRRQEVRGVKNGVTVMDDFAHHPTAVRETIRAVRPFYPDGRLIAVFEPRTNTSMRDVFQDVYATVFDDADMICIRKPSRLDKVPENERFSSEKLVNDLNARGESAYHSDDTDGIIAFLTGEARPGDVVLVMSNGGFDNIHERLLDAL; encoded by the coding sequence ATGGATTTAAGCAAAAACCGGATTCCCGGCACTGTGGAAAAGATTCACCTGATTGCGGTCTGTGGTACGGGCATGGGGGCACTGGCCGGAATGCTCAGAGACCTGGGGTATCAGGTGACCGGCTCGGATCAGGGGATCTATCCGCCCATGAGTGAGTTCCTGGACCGGAAGGGAATTCCGGTGACAGAGGGATTTGACGCGGGCAGTCTGGCGTACAGGCCGGATCTGGTCATTGTCGGGAATGCGGTCACGCGCCTCAACCCCGAAGCACAGGCCATGTCGGACATGGGCCTGAATTTCTGCTCCATGCCCCAGGCCATCAACCACTTCATCGCCGGAGACAAAAAGGTGCTGATGGTCACGGGCACCCACGGCAAAACCACCACCTGTTCCATTCTGGCATGGATGCTGTATGAGGCCGGACTCGACCCCGCCTTTTTTATCGGCGGGATTCTGCGGGATTTCAACAGCAACTACCGCATGGGAAAAGGTGAATATATCGTGATCGAGGGGGATGAATACGACACGGCCTTTTTTGACAAGGGCCCCAAGTTTGTCCACTATGACCCGCTCATGGCCGTGCTGACCGGCGTGGAGTTCGATCACGCGGATATTTTCAGGGATCTGGAGCATGTGAAATCCTTTTTCGACCGGCTGCTCTCCAAAATGACGCCGGAAAGCACGCTCATGGCCTTTGACGCCAATGAGAATGTGGCGGACCTGGTCCGGGACCGGGCGTGCCGGGTGCTGAAATACGGGGGCCGGGAAGACTCTCCGTGGCGGCTGGGGGCTGTCCGGGCGGCGCCGCCGTGGACCGTCTTTGAGGTGCTGAAATACCGGGAGCCTTTTGGGCGGTTCCGGACAAAACTGGTGGGCAGACATAACCTGCTCAACGCCCTGTCGGCCATTGCTGTTGCGGACCGGCTGGGGATTTCCGCTGACGCCATCGGGCGGGCTCTGGAGACTTTTCAGGGGCCGAAGCGCCGTCAGGAGGTGCGGGGCGTGAAAAACGGGGTAACGGTGATGGATGACTTTGCCCATCACCCCACGGCTGTGCGGGAGACGATCAGAGCGGTACGCCCCTTTTACCCGGATGGGCGGCTCATTGCCGTGTTTGAGCCCCGGACGAATACCAGTATGCGGGATGTGTTTCAGGATGTGTATGCCACTGTCTTTGATGATGCGGACATGATCTGCATCCGCAAACCGTCCCGGCTGGACAAGGTGCCGGAGAATGAGCGCTTTTCATCGGAAAAGCTGGTGAATGATTTAAATGCACGGGGAGAGTCAGCATACCACTCTGACGATACGGACGGCATTATCGCGTTCCTGACCGGGGAAGCCAGGCCGGGGGATGTGGTGCTGGTCATGTCCAACGGTGGGTTTGATAACATTCATGAGCGGCTGCTGGATGCGCTGTAG
- a CDS encoding Hsp20/alpha crystallin family protein, producing the protein MMNIVRWNPWNEMAALRSHMNRVFDESFYPAAKRHEDEELALCNWSPVVDVYESEDAYVVSAELPGLSKEDIVLDFKGRVLTLKGERTYTSEVKEDKYYRRERSYGKFQRSFTLPAEINPDNISAEFKDGVLKVSIPKPEEQKPRQIMIH; encoded by the coding sequence ATGATGAACATTGTAAGATGGAATCCCTGGAATGAAATGGCAGCCCTTCGCAGTCACATGAACCGCGTTTTTGATGAATCTTTCTATCCCGCAGCAAAACGCCATGAGGATGAAGAACTGGCCCTGTGCAACTGGAGCCCGGTCGTGGACGTCTACGAAAGCGAAGACGCCTATGTGGTGAGCGCGGAACTTCCGGGTCTGAGCAAAGAGGACATAGTGCTGGATTTCAAGGGCCGGGTGCTGACCCTGAAAGGGGAGCGGACTTATACCAGTGAGGTGAAAGAGGATAAATATTATCGGAGAGAGCGTTCTTACGGAAAATTCCAGCGGTCGTTCACGCTCCCGGCGGAGATTAATCCTGATAACATCAGTGCGGAGTTCAAAGACGGCGTGCTGAAAGTCAGCATTCCCAAGCCGGAGGAGCAGAAGCCGAGGCAGATCATGATTCACTAA
- a CDS encoding RNA-guided endonuclease InsQ/TnpB family protein, which translates to MDFVIRRSYKYRVYPANAQISNPENQFSMCRHLYNRSLAERTDAYKKDGTTVTYGQQQNSLPDLKKERPWYKGVYSQVLQDVLRRPDKAYQAFFRRAKAGGNPGFPKFRKRGQWNSITYPQYRKRPDSVITVPKIGKVRLVYHRELPDDAKVKTLTITREAGRWFACFPAELPFTAEPEQDLPDPLGIDLGLTDFFYASDGSHVPVPKYFRKKEKQLRRLQRRLAKAEKRSEKYRRPLKAVRKCHYRIKCRRSDFLHKTANDLLKKSGLIFYEALRISDMIRSPKPKQDENGKYLPNNASAKAGLNKSIADAGWGRFLAILKYKSRRLGKKLLAVPPQYTSQKCSACGEIVKKSLAVRTHRCACGFVANRDLSAALNILRIGMDTLQAPT; encoded by the coding sequence ATGGATTTCGTCATACGTCGTTCCTATAAATACAGGGTTTATCCCGCAAATGCTCAGATTTCCAATCCGGAGAACCAGTTCTCCATGTGCCGCCATCTGTACAACCGGAGCCTTGCGGAGCGGACTGACGCATATAAGAAAGACGGCACAACCGTCACCTATGGTCAGCAGCAGAACAGCCTGCCGGATCTGAAAAAAGAACGTCCCTGGTACAAGGGCGTGTATTCCCAGGTGCTTCAGGATGTGCTGAGAAGACCGGACAAAGCTTATCAGGCATTTTTTCGCAGAGCGAAGGCGGGCGGGAACCCCGGATTCCCGAAATTCAGAAAGCGGGGACAATGGAACAGCATCACCTATCCTCAGTACCGGAAGCGCCCGGATTCCGTTATCACCGTTCCGAAAATCGGTAAGGTGAGACTTGTATATCACCGGGAACTGCCTGACGATGCAAAAGTGAAGACGCTGACAATTACGAGGGAGGCCGGTAGGTGGTTTGCCTGTTTCCCGGCAGAACTTCCGTTCACTGCCGAGCCTGAACAGGACTTACCCGATCCTCTCGGAATCGACCTCGGCCTCACTGACTTTTTTTATGCCTCTGACGGTTCCCATGTTCCGGTTCCGAAATATTTCAGAAAGAAAGAAAAGCAGTTAAGGCGGTTGCAGCGAAGATTGGCAAAGGCAGAGAAGCGTTCAGAGAAATATCGCAGGCCTCTGAAAGCGGTTCGGAAGTGCCACTACCGGATAAAGTGTCGGAGATCGGATTTTCTGCATAAGACAGCCAACGATCTTCTGAAAAAAAGCGGCCTGATCTTTTATGAAGCTCTTCGGATCTCCGACATGATACGGAGTCCGAAGCCGAAACAGGATGAGAACGGGAAATATCTTCCGAACAATGCCTCGGCCAAAGCCGGACTGAATAAATCCATAGCCGATGCCGGGTGGGGAAGATTCCTTGCCATACTGAAATACAAATCCCGGCGTCTCGGTAAAAAACTACTTGCCGTACCGCCGCAGTACACATCACAGAAATGTTCCGCCTGCGGTGAGATTGTGAAAAAATCCCTGGCTGTCCGTACTCACAGATGCGCCTGCGGATTCGTTGCCAACCGTGATCTCAGTGCGGCTCTGAATATTCTGCGTATCGGGATGGATACGCTTCAGGCTCCGACCTGA